In one window of Gossypium hirsutum isolate 1008001.06 chromosome A01, Gossypium_hirsutum_v2.1, whole genome shotgun sequence DNA:
- the LOC107933911 gene encoding uncharacterized protein — MEIKLASHEHSIGYHCLDDETDDKWCEKCTEKICGAAYACVKCELWLHELCAKAIQYLPREITHPLHSHHHLMLDWSGPAAPFTCDLCLKISSGTNYTCCRCPFELDLVCAFASSDDHVARKKRQRSNSERKQTMQHYCHIHPLVLYEYSNEGEHDYNCRWCDKPLTGIFYGCKSCGFFLHEFCSDKIPKTLNHPFHPSHPLRLDFVDATCNACTQWISMSKDFSTATYGCQICNFNLDFGCAKLLPTLKHESHNHCLTYVGPTFRDLILKYHFQCSSCRELCLDTFYRCVQCDLNLHLKCVPVPPLAKHRYHRHPLLLNQPIREDEIGEYYCDICEKERDPTHEVYNCQKCTYIAHIECVLNQEETSTKQDSSSSPPISMDAKASELKEMEQTETILVRPVFHKHPLKFCEVTENLGERVCGACRLELSGPGYICQGCLYILHENCAKLPDEMQHPLHPQHHLNLYATSTSPDQNICDKCQDFYFGFFYLCEQCDFKLDLKCATQAPSESGRTTLKESERETELFHFTHKHKLLFCNFTDPLVKRQCNLCRLQIFGPTYHCMSCGWILHESCLRLPQEMQVPFHSQHTLTLSYTSYGGCHACSLKLLPSGYHKSYNYGCKDCGVNYHIACAISLTRPLKLDSHMHHLYYFGTDFDRFFAMYRDFIDIYAGLFCSHCGEICSGQSFYRCLECFINFHLECLSLPQIIKSKCHIHPLTLKDSYIEDDSEEHYCDACEEKRHPNHHVYYCEECPGIFVAHIDCALSKEEVVSFLVPREMKKRRSWTRGI; from the exons ATGGAGATCAAACTTGCCAGTCATGAGCATTCAATAGGCTATCATTGTCTCGATGATGAGACAGATGATAAATGGTGTGAGAAATGCACGGAGAAAATCTGTGGTGCAGCCTACGCATGTGTAAAGTGCGAACTCTGGTTGCATGAATTGTGCGCCAAAGCTATACAATATCTGCCTCGAGAGATTACACATCCGCTCCACTCACACCACCATCTTATGTTAGATTGGTCTGGTCCTGCCGCACCATTTACCTGTGATCTATGTTTGAAGATTTCTTCGGGCACCAATTACACGTGTTGTCGGTGCCCTTTCGAGCTCGATTTAGTTTGCGCTTTTGCAAGCAGTGATGATCATGTAGCTCGGAAGAAGAGGCAGAGATCCAATTCAGAGAGGAAACAGACAATGCAGCATTACTGCCACATCCACCCGCTGGTCCTCTACGAGTATAGCAATGAGGGAGAACATGATTATAATTGCCGTTGGTGTGACAAGCCACTGACGGGCATTTTCTACGGTTGTAAAAGTTGTGGCTTCTTCCTTCATGAATTTTGCAGTGATAAGATACCCAAAACATTGAACCATCCTTTCCATCCATCACACCCTCTTCGCTTGGATTTCGTTGACGCAACTTGCAATGCTTGTACACAATGGATTAGTATGAGTAAAGACTTCTCCACCGCCACCTATGGTTGCCAAATTTGCAATTTCAACCTTGATTTTGGGTGTGCAAAACTATTACCTACCCTTAAACATGAGAGCCACAACCACTGTCTCACTTATGTTGGTCCCACTTTCAGGGATCTAATTCTCAAATATCATTTCCAATGCAGCTCCTGCCGTGAGCTGTGTTTAGACACCTTTTATCGTTGTGTGCAGTGTGATCTTAATCTCCACCTTAAATGTGTTCCAGTTCCACCTTTAGCTAAACATAGATATCATAGACATCCACTCCTCCTTAATCAACCAATTAGAGAAGATGAAATTGGAGAGTATTACTGTGATATTTGTGAGAAAGAACGAGATCCAACACATGAAGTTTATAATTGCCAAAAATGCACATATATTGCTCATATTGAATGTGTGCTCAATCAG GAGGAAACATCAACAAAACAGGACTCATCATCCTCCCCACCCATATCCATGGATGCTAAAGCTTCGGAGCTGAAGGAAATGGAGCAGACCGAAACGATTCTG GTCCGACCAGTCTTCCATAAACATCCATTGAAATTTTGCGAGGTAACTGAAAACTTGGGAGAAAGGGTTTGCGGAGCTTGTCGTTTAGAACTTAGTGGTCCAGGCTACATCTGTCAAGGATGCCTATATATCCTACATGAAAACTGTGCTAAATTACCCGATGAGATGCAACACCCTCTTCATCCTCAACATCATCTCAACCTCTACGCTACATCTACATCACCGGACCAAAATATATGTGATAAGTGTCAAGATTTTTATTTCGGCTTCTTTTATCTTTGCGAGCAGTGTGATTTCAAGCTCGATCTGAAATGCGCAACTCAAGCACCCTCTGAAAGTGGGCGCACAACTTTGAAAGAGTCGGAGAGGGAAACTGAGCTATTCCATTTCACCCACAAGCACAAGCTACTATTTTGCAATTTTACTGACCCTCTAGTTAAAAGACAATGCAATCTTTGTCGACTGCAAATCTTTGGTCCAACATACCATTGCATGAGCTGTGGTTGGATTCTTCATGAATCTTGTCTTAGGTTACCACAAGAAATGCAAGTACCTTTTCATTCCCAACACACTTTGACTCTAAGCTACACGAGTTATGGAGGTTGCCATGCATGTTCACTAAAGCTGTTACCATCTGGCTATCATAAGAGTTATAACTATGGTTGTAAAGATTGTGGCGTCAACTACCATATTGCATGTGCAATTTCCCTAACACGCCCTCTGAAACTTGACTCTCACATGCACCATCTTTATTATTTTGGGACGGACTTTGATCGATTCTTTGCCATGTACCGTGACTTCATTGATATCTATGCTGGACTATTTTGTAGTCACTGTGGTGAAATTTGCAGTGGGCAATCTTTCTATCGTTGTCTTGAGTGTTTCATCAATTTCCACCTAGAATGTCTATCCTTACCTCAAATTATCAAATCCAAGTGCCACATCCATCCTTTAACTCTTAAAGATTCGTATATCGAAGATGATTCAGAGGAGCATTACTGTGATGCATGTGAAGAAAAAAGACACCCAAACCATCATGTTTACTATTGTGAAGAATGCCCAGGAATATTTGTTGCTCATATAGATTGTGCACTTTCTAAG GAAGAAGTTGTGTCATTTTTGGTTCCTAGGGAGATGAAGAAAAGGAGGAGCTGGACTAGGGGAATTTAA